One Spodoptera frugiperda isolate SF20-4 chromosome 10, AGI-APGP_CSIRO_Sfru_2.0, whole genome shotgun sequence genomic region harbors:
- the LOC118277586 gene encoding cytochrome c oxidase subunit 4 isoform 1, mitochondrial-like, producing the protein MYLLTLKSSGIYSSLAVRVRNIHHRCRIGNRDWVGFGVNGSANYKDDAHFPFPAVRFKENTRDICALREKEKGDWRMLCCEEKKALYRASFCQTFTEFKHPTGQWKVVVGVGLFMVSFAFWMFIFLHYYVYEPLPPSLSKSSQKVQLRRMLELRVNPIDGISSQWDYDNDRWK; encoded by the exons atgtatttacttacgCTGAAATCTTCCGGCATTTATTCGTCATTAGCGGTTAGAGTTAGGAACATTCACCATAGATGTAGGATCGGGAACCGGGACTGGGTCGGGTTCGGGGTAAACGGTAGTGCCAATTACAAGGACGATGCTCACTTTCCCTTCCCTGCCGTGAGGTTTAAAGAAAACACCAGAGATATCTGT GCATTACGAGAGAAAGAGAAAGGTGATTGGCGAATGTTATGCTGTGAAGAAAAGAAGGCATTGTACAGAGCGTCGTTCTGTCAAACTTTTACCGAGTTCAAACACCCAACGGGGCAGTGGAAGGTTGTGGTTGGAGTGGGCTTGTTCATGGTATCTTTCGCTTTCTGGATGTTTATATTCCTCCATTATTACG TGTACGAGCCCCTACCCCCGAGTCTGTCAAAAAGTTCACAAAAGGTACAGCTGCGGCGGATGCTGGAACTTCGCGTGAACCCCATCGACGGTATCTCATCCCAGTGGGACTATGACAACGACCGGTGGAAG tAA
- the LOC118277585 gene encoding MATH and LRR domain-containing protein PFE0570w-like produces the protein MQLSINKHFYISDPQQVNELQSGRRIYGGQEAKIERFPFMASVQFFKKFQCAGSIITADVVITSASCLQLAWNNRFYNENPAFLSLQVGSTYYEHGGENIPVLEIHFHPNYEPKTLGNNLALLRMVRALSFGRKQKKIKRIDIDRNPWPLPSNTEGITIVGWGARSLNTHIIEQARKNRLTYAVLDFYPHEECQEIYSSEFVTRHNFCAGFFSKGGGACNRDAGGPGVVDGVLVGVVSFGSPSCGAPDAPTVFTKLGYYTDWIEQIMEQEVPSGKALTTRKPAKRTTFNIAATYIHTSANLNIQPITEDFDTTAESTTENVKKAIRTGKQDFTDFLETLFDSEEVTESSGNDEETDSEEEIGSEIHVKKKNKKKKMIRKKKLKRKHKQKIGKGPNIKDLDQNKLSTTKTRIVKRPLNLRPATERTTPAVNNNQKTRVTRKLVKEYDIFASEEMITPPYAKAESKQLSDVSYGYSDEDKENIDDYSDEYNDEDELGSSEDQQKVDEVIEGLVDNINLNEILGSDENLFDDDSEHEIAKLINKNDKHKKVKLVDTNPYLAGLTKKRLQNKDLDETDDFGKSHEDDREGDSENDSNTEQRISLERKHSNSNKKKKIPDDDDGDDDNKKVKKNNKHVKGKGKKNNKHVKRKGKKKKQKITTREKEVHRTTQRKMTMMIDDTTEKYEKDEGKKAVAEYLENLRARVVKNKEDKVKRIDIHKKRRQKNQDKNKDDETIDAKEKKKQTSNGDNEDEHAFGDELKKQIYFKAIEDILKKKKNVIAEDAVVQESTKHKKKQLISANPKTDVEKLMMDKIYEVMKMKTAATYDSDNLADEEDIKKLVQQSKDDADNSNDPVDVITRNIKKDGKKVKLNTENNRDDESDEKLRMLAKLMKSMKLKKNANKGNRNSTENLFKLIVGSGDIYKLLLENAG, from the exons ATGcaattaagtattaataaacatttttatatttcagatCCGCAGCAGGTGAACGAGTTGCAAAGTGGACGTCGCATCTACGGGGGACAAGAAGCAAAGATCGAACGGTTTCCATTCATGGCTAGTGTGCAGTTCTTCAAGAAGTTCCAGTGCGCCGGCTCCATCATCACGGCTGATGTGGTCATCACTTCGGCTTCATGTCTTCAGTT AGCTTGGAACAACCGTTTCTACAACGAGAATCCAGCCTTCCTGTCGTTGCAAGTGGGGAGCACTTACTATGAACACGGAGGGGAGAACATCCCCGTGCTGGAGATACATTTCCATCCGAACTACGAACCTAAGACTTTGGGTAATAATTTGGCGCTATTGAGGATGGTGAGAGCTCTGTCGTTCGGGAGGAAGCAGAAGAAGATTAAGAGGATAGACATAGATCGGAATCCGTGGCCGCTGCCCTCAAATACTGAGGGCATCACTATAGTTGGCTGGGGAGCAAGAAGT CTCAACACCCACATTATTGAACAAGCTCGGAAGAATAGGCTGACTTATGCTGTTTTGGACTTTTATCCACATGAAGAGTGTCAAGAAATATATTCCAG CGAGTTCGTGACGCGCCATAACTTCTGCGCTGGATTCTTCTCCAAGGGCGGCGGCGCGTGTAAT CGTGACGCAGGAGGTCCGGGCGTTGTTGACGGCGTTCTCGTAGGAGTCGTCAGCTTCGGTTCTCCAAGTTGCGGAGCTCCTGACGCTCCCACTGTATTCACCAAACTGGGCTACTACACTGACTGGATCGAGCAAATCATGGAACAG GAGGTACCATCTGGGAAAGCTTTGACGACACGCAAACCAGCTAAGAGAACAACATTTAATATAGCTGccacttacatacatacgtcTGCAAATCTTAATATACAGCCAATAACTGAAGATTTTGACACTACAGCAGAATCGACCacagaaaatgtaaaaaaggcAATTCGAACAGGAAAACAAGATTTTACAGATTTCCTCGAAACATTATTTGATAGCGAAGAAGTCACTGAATCTTCAGGCAATGATGAAGAAACAGATAGTGAGGAAGAGATAGGGTCAGAAATAcatgttaaaaagaaaaacaaaaagaagaaaatgataaggaaaaagaaattaaaacgtAAACATAAACAGAAAATTGGAAAGGGTCCAAATATAAAAGATCTCGACCAAAACAAGTTGAGTACTACCAAGACTAGGATAGTGAAAAGGCCATTAAACCTGAGACCTGCCACAGAGCGTACTACTCCTGCAGTAAACAATAATCAAAAAACAAGAGTCACTAGGAAGTTAGTTAAGGAATACGATATTTTTGCCTCTGAGGAAATGATCACACCACCTTACGCGAAAGCTGAATCTAAACAACTATCCGATGTGAGTTACGGTTATAGCGATGAagacaaagaaaatattgatgATTATAGTGATGAATATAATGATGAAGATGAATTAGGAAGTTCTGAAGACCAACAAAAAGTAGACGAGGTTATCGAGGGTCTGGTAGATAACATAAACTTAAACGAAATCCTGGGATCCGATGAAAATTTATTTGATGATGATAGTGAACATGAAATCGCAAAATTGATCAACAAAAACGATAAACATAAAAAGGTCAAGTTGGTTGACACGAACCCTTATTTGGCAGGCTTGACGAAAAAAAGACTACAAAATAAAGATCTAGATGAGACGGACGACTTTGGTAAAAGTCATGAAGATGATAGAGAAGGCGACAGTGAAAACGACAGCAATACAGAGCAACGCATTTCTTTGGAGCGTAAACATTCAAATAgtaataagaaaaagaaaattccagatgatgatgatggtgatgatgataataaaaaagtaaagaaaaataataaacacgtcaaaggaaaaggaaagaaaaataataaacacgtcaaaagaaaaggaaagaaaaagaAGCAGAAAATTACTACACGAGAAAAAGAGGTACACCGCACTACCCAGAGAAagatgacaatgatgatagaTGATACCACTGAAAAATACGAGAAGGATGAAGGTAAAAAAGCTGTCGCCGAATATTTGGAAAATCTAAGAGCCAGAGTAGTTAAAAATAAGGAAGATAAAGTTAAAAGAATAGATATTCATAAGAAAAGGAGACAAAAAAATCaggataaaaataaagatgacGAAACCATTGATGCTAAGGAAAAGAAGAAACAAACTTCAAATGGAGACAACGAGGATGAACATGCCTTTGGTGACGAATTAAAAAAGCAAATCTATTTCAAAGCTATTGAAGATATTCTTAAGAAAAAGAAGAATGTTATTGCAGAAGATGCTGTAGTTCAAGAATCAACTAAACATAAGAAAAAGCAGTTAATCAGTGCGAATCCGAAAACGGACGTTGAAAAGTTAATGATGGATAAAATCTATGAggtaatgaaaatgaaaacagCAGCAACATATGATAGTGACAATTTGGCTGATGAAGAAGACATTAAAAAGTTAGTTCAACAAAGTAAAGATGATGCAGACAATAGCAATGACCCCGTGGACGTAATCactagaaatattaaaaaagacgGCAAAAAAGTTAAATTGAATACAGAAAATAATAGAGATGATGAAAGTGATGAAAAATTAAGAATGCTAGCGAAACTAATGAAAAGTATGAAGCTGAAGAAAAATGCCAATAAAGGGAATCGCAATAGTACTGAGAATCTGTTTAAGCTTATAGTTGGATCTGGTGACATTTACAAGTTGCTTTTGGAGAACGCaggttaa
- the LOC118277461 gene encoding uncharacterized protein LOC118277461 gives MKCAVALVLALIGMVVANPVPPLGLGLASPVLLPSYSVSSSVINHGVTIPRVVVSAPVVRHVVSSPIVTAPIIRTPVIAAPVSVGWSGLGWGSSLGGWTGYGWGSGWGKGWH, from the exons ATGAAGTGCGCG GTGGCATTAGTACTGGCCCTGATCGGCATGGTGGTCGCCAACCCTGTCCCACCACTGGGACTGGGCCTCG CCTCTCCCGTCTTGCTGCCATCATACTCTGTAAGCTCCAGCGTGATCAACCACGGAGTGACGATCCCTCGCGTTGTGGTGTCCGCGCCGGTCGTGCGCCACGTGGTGTCCTCCCCCATCGTCACCGCTCCCATCATCCGCACTCCCGTCATCGCTGCTCCCGTCAGTGTGGGCTGGAGCGGGCTCGGCTGGGGCTCGTCCCTCGGCGGGTGGACCGGCTACGGCTGGGGCTCAGGCTGGGGCAAAGGATGGCATTAA
- the LOC118277431 gene encoding trypsin-7-like isoform X1 has product MYEMTYSQDHTKAESLIPTKYNYKRVFSLDVDTRRHNARNNVETQDWQYEGLPIEYPNRKDFDGANHDVELTMAATQATTTKLVLDRRYRRIYNPDEVATIEEFPYMAALLVNNELWCGGVIIDKDKVLTAAHCLQLQYNNRFFREYVKMLTVRVGSTNATSGGELLRVSEIFFHPNYKPQTLEFNYAVLKLHKNLTFGRRDPYIEKITFARDKVVPVDNKIMFLGWGSVLGVSGAGGQVLLQKVVLPVYDSADCQEIYGKDLVTRTNFCAGYITLPKNVCNHDAGGPAVMDGVLIGVLSFSSKRCDQADQPAVFSTVGAIATWLDGLGQSKVQLRALLQ; this is encoded by the exons ATGTATGAAATGACTTATTCACAAGATCACACAAAAGCCGAGAGTCTGATACCTACTAAATACAATTACAAACGTGTATTTTCCCttgatgtag acacgAGAAGACACAATGCGCGAAACAACGTAGAGACCCAAGACTGGCAGTACGAGGGCCTCCCCATCGAGTACCCCAACCGCAAGGACTTCGATGGCGCAAACCATGACGTGGAATTAA caATGGCAGCCACACAGGCTACGACTACGAAGCTGGTGTTGGACCGTCGTTACCGCCGCATCTACAACCCTGACGAGGTGGCCACCATCGAGGAGTTCCCGTACATGGCCGCCCTGCTGGTGAACAACGAGCTCTGGTGCGGCGGCGTCATCATCGACAAGGACAAGGTCCTCACTGCGGCTCACTGCTTACAACT CCAATACAACAATCGATTCTTCCGTGAATATGTGAAAATGTTGACGGTGAGAGTTGGGTCCACGAACGCCACGTCTGGTGGTGAGCTGCTGCGTGTCTCCGAGATCTTCTTCCATCCCAACTACAAGCCACAGACCCTGGAGTTCAACTACGCTGTGCTGAAGCTCCATAAGAACCTGACCTTCGGTAGACGGGACCCATACATAGAGAAGATTACCTTCGCTAGAGACAAAGTGGTTCCTGTTGATAATAAAATCATGTTCCTTGGTTGGGGGTCTGTTTTG GGTGTCAGCGGAGCAGGAGGTCAGGTTCTACTCCAGAAGGTCGTTCTCCCTGTATACGACTCAGCGGACTGTCAGGAGATATATGGCAA AGACTTAGTCACCCGAACGAATTTCTGCGCAGGATACATTACGCTACCGAAAAACGTTTGTAAT CACGACGCGGGTGGCCCAGCAGTAATGGACGGTGTGCTGATAGGAGTGCTCTCGTTCTCGTCCAAGCGCTGCGACCAGGCAGACCAGCCCGCCGTGTTCTCCACTGTGGGAGCCATCGCGACGTGGCTCGATGGACTCGGCCAATCCAAAGTGCAGTTACG
- the LOC118277431 gene encoding trypsin-7-like isoform X2: MTEGRCRRILIFTFLVMHSMTYVTSHIDSSVSSQISAENTRRHNARNNVETQDWQYEGLPIEYPNRKDFDGANHDVELTMAATQATTTKLVLDRRYRRIYNPDEVATIEEFPYMAALLVNNELWCGGVIIDKDKVLTAAHCLQLQYNNRFFREYVKMLTVRVGSTNATSGGELLRVSEIFFHPNYKPQTLEFNYAVLKLHKNLTFGRRDPYIEKITFARDKVVPVDNKIMFLGWGSVLGVSGAGGQVLLQKVVLPVYDSADCQEIYGKDLVTRTNFCAGYITLPKNVCNHDAGGPAVMDGVLIGVLSFSSKRCDQADQPAVFSTVGAIATWLDGLGQSKVQLRALLQ; this comes from the exons ATGACAGAAGGGCGGTGTCGTAGAATACTGATATTCACATTCCTTGTAATGCATTCAATGACCTACGTGACGTCACACATAGATTCCTCCGTGTCGTCTCAAATATCTGCTGAAA acacgAGAAGACACAATGCGCGAAACAACGTAGAGACCCAAGACTGGCAGTACGAGGGCCTCCCCATCGAGTACCCCAACCGCAAGGACTTCGATGGCGCAAACCATGACGTGGAATTAA caATGGCAGCCACACAGGCTACGACTACGAAGCTGGTGTTGGACCGTCGTTACCGCCGCATCTACAACCCTGACGAGGTGGCCACCATCGAGGAGTTCCCGTACATGGCCGCCCTGCTGGTGAACAACGAGCTCTGGTGCGGCGGCGTCATCATCGACAAGGACAAGGTCCTCACTGCGGCTCACTGCTTACAACT CCAATACAACAATCGATTCTTCCGTGAATATGTGAAAATGTTGACGGTGAGAGTTGGGTCCACGAACGCCACGTCTGGTGGTGAGCTGCTGCGTGTCTCCGAGATCTTCTTCCATCCCAACTACAAGCCACAGACCCTGGAGTTCAACTACGCTGTGCTGAAGCTCCATAAGAACCTGACCTTCGGTAGACGGGACCCATACATAGAGAAGATTACCTTCGCTAGAGACAAAGTGGTTCCTGTTGATAATAAAATCATGTTCCTTGGTTGGGGGTCTGTTTTG GGTGTCAGCGGAGCAGGAGGTCAGGTTCTACTCCAGAAGGTCGTTCTCCCTGTATACGACTCAGCGGACTGTCAGGAGATATATGGCAA AGACTTAGTCACCCGAACGAATTTCTGCGCAGGATACATTACGCTACCGAAAAACGTTTGTAAT CACGACGCGGGTGGCCCAGCAGTAATGGACGGTGTGCTGATAGGAGTGCTCTCGTTCTCGTCCAAGCGCTGCGACCAGGCAGACCAGCCCGCCGTGTTCTCCACTGTGGGAGCCATCGCGACGTGGCTCGATGGACTCGGCCAATCCAAAGTGCAGTTACG